The sequence below is a genomic window from Scatophagus argus isolate fScaArg1 chromosome 8, fScaArg1.pri, whole genome shotgun sequence.
GTTGAAATTACACTGTCTTCATGAGGTAACAGAGCACTCACCTGTGATGTTCCACCCGCACTGTCCACAGCCAGGGTCACGGACAGGGCACAGCAGATCACATGGATCTTAAAAAAGGACCCGAGAAAATTGCTGCAACCGAGAGCCAACATTTCCTGTACAAGAGCATACATGAGGTGTTTGCAACTTGGGCGAAAATAGAGGACCTGAACAAGTATAGGATGTGTAGTTTTTCTACCTGGTTGGGATCCACATCATAGCCGTGTTTGGCTGCCAACGTCCTGGCCATAGCCAAGTTGATGACATACCCCACGATTGCCAAGGAAAAAGCTGTACTTAACATGTCTTCCCACTGACTCACTGTGGGCAGAATTGGTGCTGgaaatctggaaaaaaatagGGAAAAAAATTAGTTATTAGTTGGATTAGCAATTTTGATTACTGAAAGCAATCGTTGCATGCTGATGTATGTTTTACCCCAAAGGAATTTCTCCCACTACGTCCATGTGATAGATCTCAGGGAGATCCAGAGGGCCTGAGATGGCTGTGGCCACTACCACCTGAGTACAACAGGATTAGAGATCAGTCTCTATACTATGGAAGCCATACTGTATGATAGTCTACAAATCTATGAACTATCTGGTTTACAAGTTATTAAACAAGATTTAGGTAAGTGCACATTTGTTTCCTCAAATAAACACTTACAACAACGATTTCAATAGGAATGGGGAAGGGCAGCTTGTGGCGGTAGCGTGCACTCAACTCCTTCACCACGATCAGCACTATGCTACTGACCACTGCAAATAGTAATGACGCTATGTTGGTGTCAGGAAGGCCGCGTATGATATCTATGAGAGTCTgtgacaaagaataaaaattacaaatacaaattacaaaattttATTGGCAAATCTCACTACATTCAAGTTATTTGATTACAATATGGAACAGTCACGTACATATATAACTGCCAGTGGACCACTATAAGGTGGCACATAGATGCCAAAGATGTACTTCAGCACCGAGATGAGGATCTGCAAACCTGCAGCAGTCATGAAGCCTCTAACAAAGGATTCTGACAGATAGATGGCTACAAACCCAAACTGCATGAACCCAAGACCAATctgcacagacagaagaagTTGTGAATGTGTCACTGTTAAAACTGTATCTCACATTCCTTTAATTTCTACATTTCTTGCATTTTAAAAGATTGAACTTTTAGTTCTATGAGTACCTGTATGATTGCAGTGAGACAGGCCAGGGTTCCAGATATGCCCAGACGAACTTCATTCATCAGGGCCGTGTCCACTACTGTAGCATTTAGAGTGGCATTGAAATGACTGAAGTCTGACTCTGGGGCCAGACTGAGACACACAATTCCCACCATAATGCTGAGGACAGCAAACGTACCTAGATGCAGAAAACAGTGTGTCACATCCATTTTCTTTGCCATTCTGCAGACTGGGCAGAGTCGGGCTGAGTGCAGCTGATCTGCACAGCTCTTGCAACTTATCATTGTCATCACATGAAATCACTCTGCATAAATCATTTTGATTTACCGGGGACCATCTGGTGAGCGGTGCCCATGAAGAAATACGGGatgaggggaaagaaagaggaatagAGACCGTTGACAGGAGGGAGGTTTGCCAGGAGGGCAAATGCCATGCCTGGAAGGAACAGAAACCTTTTTAAAACTGTCACATAAATCATGATAAcatagaaaaatacaaaaactgtgTTATGTACTGGGGCCAGCACTGCAGCAACTAGCCTCAGTCAGCAGGTATTATACATctagcagcagagagagaagagtctGGGCCGACCTTGAGGAACCTGAATGGTGCCGGCGCTGACCCcgctgatgacatcacacaacaagttttctctcactttgtACTTGGGAAGCCAGCTCAGTACAGGCAGATGTCTGAATAACAAGCCCTTCAGTCTCGACACAGAGCATCTGATGGGAGCAAACAACAGAAACTCTTTGAAGAGCTCAGGTTTTCTGACTGTTACTTTGAAAAAAGTCTGTAACACATGTCTAAACTTTGTGTTGAGTCACAGCTACAGGGCTCTCCACTGTTTGATCACAACACAAAGCTTCTCAGAGGTAGAGTTTGCGTGATGGGAAGTCATGTAGTTCATGTTGACTGTGCAGAGTGATTGTAATTCTGTACCTGAAGAGTTTCTCCACTTTCTCCCCAGCAGGGAATTGTCGACTCTTCTTGTCAAACTCTTTGTCAAAGTCTGGGAGGCTATATGCCGGCCTGTCAATCACATAACGTGGGCGGTCCGGGTGCATGGCTATAGCATACTGAGACACAAGATCATCGAACATTCGCTCTAAAACTGTGTTCATAAGGAGAGACATGAACTTACAAAACATATCCATGAGTTAAACTCTCCACCAGGGGTGGAGGaaatattcagatcctttaGTATTAAAAGTACTAGAACCATACTGTTAAAATATTCTTACAAGTACTgtgaaagtcctgcattgaaCATGTTGCTTAACTAAACTATGCACCAGTATATAAGCATAAACAGGATAATTAACTTAAGGTattgaaagtaaaagtactgtgcagaaaaatgtcCCCGATAACTGTTTAACAGTATTGTACTATAATAGTTGAGatgtgctgattattttctttatttatttgattaatcaattggctttttggtttgtaaaaattcagaaaatagtGATTGTTTTTTCCACAAAACCTAAAcctcaaaattattaaaaattaattttgtttagtATTTAGTATAAATGTTTTTGCAAGTAAAATGGcttaaacaattaatcaaacTAACTGCCAAATAATTTTCATTCagctaattgattaatcagcCAACTGGACATAACAATATTTGTATATGTTGGTtagtttaatttctttaaatataGACATATTTTACAagcttttgatgttttattaatCTGTAAACTAACTGGTAACTAAAGCTTTCAGATAAcagcagtggagtaaaaagtacaatatttttctCTAAAATGGTGGTGTAAAAGCTTAAAAtagcatgaaaaaaacaaagactcaGGTTAAGTACCAATACCTAAATGTACTTCAatacagtatttgagtaaatgtagttAGTGACATTATACCAATACTTGAAACAAGTTTGCATATTTGAAACAAATGCAAGAATTGAACATTGAGGGGATCTTCAGGACTGCACTAATGTTGTCTTACATACTTCAAGTGTAAGGCTCTAATCTAACCTTGAAGGATGAAGGATCAGCCAACAGATTGGTGGACTGCGAAAATGTTGGCTCAACACCAcgtaaataaatgaacacactcAAGTTCGCTGACATGTCTACTGCAATCTGTTTAATAAGAAACTTTAAGAAGTATATGTCCAGTTAAAAACATGGACATATTTACAGTGGACACATGGTCAGTGGTGTTTAGATGTCAGTAACAAAttttgagtaaaaaaaatataatttatttccGGCAAAAATCTCTTGCTACATCGTAAATAGTTTAGGCAGGAGGGCTAAAACTcaagaggaaataaatgaatataaagaTGGAGTTGCAAAAGCAATTCTTCactatttaacaaaaaaaactgttgagaatacatacagtatttacactCATTAAACAATTTGCATTTGgcaaacatttttgttctgaTACTCTGAAATTGTCTTTCTTACAGATAAGTCCCAGTACAATGTCACTGCCAAATTAACTGAATAGATgaatttttcaaaatatcagCAGCAAGTAATAAGCTGACCTCGAGAGTTTgagacatttatttaaatgttagtATTATTTGTTAAAAGGTCTGTATTAGTTAATGTAGAAGTCTGAAAAAGCAGCACTGTACCTTATTGTTGCAACAAGATGTGTGCAGGCATTTGGCCCGGATGTGTGCGCTGGC
It includes:
- the LOC124063391 gene encoding solute carrier family 26 member 9-like, whose amino-acid sequence is MFDDLVSQYAIAMHPDRPRYVIDRPAYSLPDFDKEFDKKSRQFPAGEKVEKLFRCSVSRLKGLLFRHLPVLSWLPKYKVRENLLCDVISGVSAGTIQVPQGMAFALLANLPPVNGLYSSFFPLIPYFFMGTAHQMVPGTFAVLSIMVGIVCLSLAPESDFSHFNATLNATVVDTALMNEVRLGISGTLACLTAIIQIGLGFMQFGFVAIYLSESFVRGFMTAAGLQILISVLKYIFGIYVPPYSGPLAVIYTLIDIIRGLPDTNIASLLFAVVSSIVLIVVKELSARYRHKLPFPIPIEIVVVVVATAISGPLDLPEIYHMDVVGEIPLGFPAPILPTVSQWEDMLSTAFSLAIVGYVINLAMARTLAAKHGYDVDPNQEMLALGCSNFLGSFFKIHVICCALSVTLAVDSAGGTSQFASLCVMLVVMITMLALGAYLKPLPKSVLGALIAVNLKNTLLQLSDPFYLWKKSKLDCCVWVVSFLATFFLSLPYGVAVGVGFSILVVIFKTQFRNGSSVVQIVDTDVYRNPKVYSKTMSITGVKIVNYCSPLYFANAEIFRQRVIRKTGLDPGKLILARRKFLEKEQKEKAKEEKKDKENRRWKLRSLVSMKAQTISQLELQNNFDMNNGSANKPEPPTSYVNFYCSDNELGEPAADQESPTPSAVTLESQPMPFHTLILDLAGVCFIDLMGIKVLTKMNSSYAMLGIKLYLANVQAQVYEELEAGGAFEDGSIARSNLFLSVHDAILFAQQTTGEREVSPKVGPAV